In Halorhabdus rudnickae, the following proteins share a genomic window:
- a CDS encoding potassium channel family protein: MKTWQRRTVGYAFILAVVILVFTVFYQRGMAVYEGESHTFLRSLQIVVETFTTTGYGSDSPWSSPVMNAFVIFMDLSGVILLITALPVLAFPLLEELLETTVPERAREGVAGHVIICTYTTRAEALIEELSSWDVPYLILEPDREQAIALSEDGYRVVHADPETAAGLAAANLPSARALVADVSDEVDASIVLAAGEVADDVPVISVLEEPDSRPYHRLAGADEVLSPRPLLGESLAAKVTTTLDADLGDAIEIGQDFEIVELPLQRGSPLVGSSLADSGIREDAGGNVIGAWFGGEFQTPPDPEATLTNGTVLLVAGHERDIDRLRELTRADIRRFEDGETIVVGYGEVGQTIADALEVAGLPYTVVDREKMDAVDVTGDAKNPETLQKAEIDDARSVILALPDDTTTEFATLVIRDLSPDTEIVARVEEPQNVQKMYRAGADYVLALATISGRMIASAILEDEEVLALEGQIQVIRTPAPGLVGKRIGEADVRSATGCTVVGVKRAGEVVTEVGPDVRVEAGDSVVIAGTDDGIAAFHDRFG, encoded by the coding sequence ATGAAAACCTGGCAGCGCCGTACCGTCGGATATGCGTTCATTCTGGCGGTTGTCATCCTCGTGTTCACCGTCTTCTATCAACGCGGGATGGCCGTCTACGAGGGGGAGTCCCACACTTTCTTGCGGTCGCTGCAGATTGTCGTCGAGACGTTCACGACGACCGGGTACGGGTCGGACTCGCCCTGGAGTTCGCCCGTGATGAACGCGTTCGTCATCTTCATGGACCTCTCCGGGGTGATCCTCCTCATCACGGCGCTGCCGGTGCTTGCGTTCCCGCTGCTCGAAGAGCTGCTGGAGACAACTGTTCCCGAACGTGCTCGCGAGGGGGTCGCCGGTCACGTCATCATCTGTACGTACACCACGCGCGCCGAGGCGTTGATCGAAGAACTGAGCTCTTGGGACGTACCGTATCTCATCCTCGAACCTGACCGCGAGCAGGCGATCGCTCTCTCCGAAGACGGCTATCGTGTCGTTCACGCGGACCCGGAGACGGCTGCGGGGCTGGCGGCGGCGAACCTGCCGTCGGCGCGAGCGTTAGTCGCGGACGTCTCCGACGAGGTGGACGCCAGCATCGTGCTGGCGGCTGGCGAAGTCGCTGACGACGTGCCCGTTATCAGCGTCCTCGAAGAGCCAGACAGCCGGCCGTATCACCGCCTGGCGGGCGCCGACGAGGTACTTTCGCCGCGGCCGTTACTCGGGGAGAGCCTGGCCGCGAAGGTGACGACCACGCTCGACGCCGACCTCGGTGACGCCATCGAGATCGGCCAGGATTTCGAGATCGTCGAACTGCCCCTCCAGCGGGGCAGCCCACTGGTCGGATCGTCGCTGGCCGACAGTGGGATCCGAGAAGATGCCGGTGGGAACGTGATCGGTGCATGGTTCGGGGGAGAGTTCCAGACGCCACCGGATCCCGAGGCGACGCTGACCAACGGGACTGTGTTGCTCGTCGCCGGGCACGAACGCGACATCGACCGGCTGCGGGAACTCACACGCGCAGACATCCGCCGGTTCGAGGACGGCGAGACGATCGTGGTCGGGTACGGCGAAGTCGGCCAGACCATCGCCGACGCACTCGAAGTCGCTGGGCTGCCCTATACGGTCGTCGACCGGGAGAAGATGGACGCCGTCGACGTGACTGGCGACGCCAAGAACCCCGAGACCTTACAGAAAGCAGAGATCGACGACGCTCGGTCGGTCATTCTCGCGCTCCCCGACGACACGACGACCGAGTTCGCGACGCTCGTCATCCGGGATCTGAGTCCGGACACCGAAATCGTCGCCCGCGTCGAGGAACCACAGAACGTCCAGAAGATGTATCGCGCCGGTGCCGACTACGTCCTGGCGCTGGCGACCATCAGCGGTCGAATGATCGCCTCGGCCATCCTCGAAGACGAGGAGGTCCTCGCCCTGGAGGGCCAGATCCAGGTCATCCGGACGCCGGCACCGGGCCTGGTCGGCAAACGCATCGGAGAAGCCGACGTCCGTTCGGCGACGGGCTGTACCGTCGTCGGGGTCAAGCGTGCCGGGGAAGTGGTGACCGAGGTCGGGCCGGACGTCCGCGTCGAGGCGGGTGATTCGGTCGTCATCGCCGGGACTGACGATGGGATCGCCGCCTTCCACGACCGCTTCGGGTGA